Proteins co-encoded in one Astyanax mexicanus isolate ESR-SI-001 chromosome 1, AstMex3_surface, whole genome shotgun sequence genomic window:
- the LOC103038077 gene encoding skin secretory protein xP2 isoform X1 gives MGCSSSSSQTVDQENRPGSKPEEAGEDTDFVSSNGILADDAETIADQMQLPVQSALSEELGPAAEDSEFSAAIEALETVEVVAEQADLIESLETTAPEQPAASTETPQEDTVVIAALEELSLAEPAEAPAPVEGVEAESVQPVEATPAEEPVEVAALVEAVPAQEPEVIPAAEETTVELATVAPEPAPAPEPTIDVEPVLAAEPVPVPEVSPVAEPTAAAELAPAAEPAPVEEPVPAPDPIVAVESTPAPEETCVAPVADSSAVTEPAAAPAPAPAEPPQPEPIAPAASDPEPVHVEVAVAAVAAEVVLQAAQECAVLTPTSADTNTPQQPAAEAPAAPQGGVGEGPASQAEAEADIAVAAEE, from the exons ATGGGCTGTTCATCCTCCAGCTCTCAGACTGTGGATCAGGAAAACAGACCAGGCTCTAAACCTGAGGAGGCTGGTGAAGACACGGACTTTG TCTCCAGTAATGGAATACTAGCAGATGATGCAGAAACTATAGCAGACCAGATGCAGCTGCCAGTGCAGAGTGCCCTGTCGGAAGAACTAGGCCCTGCAGCAGAAGACAGCGAGTTTTCTGCTGCCATTGAGGCTCTGGAGACAGTGGAAGTGGTGGCAGAGCAGGCTGATCTGATTGAGAGTCTAGAGACTACAGCACCTGAACAGCCAGCAGCTTCCACTGAAACGCCACAGGAAGATACTGTGGTCATTGCTGCTTTGGAGGAGCTGAGTCTTGCAGAACCAGCTGAAGCTCCTGCACCTGTTGAGGGTGTTGAAGCAGAATCTGTACAGCCAGTTGAGGCCACGCCTGCTGAGGAACCAGTGGAAGTGGCTGCTTTAGTAGAAGCAGTTCCGGCACAAGAGCCTGAAGTTATACCAGCTGCAGAAGAAACCACTGTAGAATTAGCTACTGTTGCTCCAGAACCTGCACCTGCACCAGAGCCCACTATTGATGTAGAACCTGTTTTAGCTGCTGAACCTGTGCCAGTTCCAGAGGTCAGCCCAGTGGCAGAACCAACAGCAGCTGCAGAACTTGCCCCAGCTGCAGAACCTGCCCCAGTTGAAGAACCTGTCCCGGCTCCAGATCCCATTGTGGCTGTAGAATCCACACCAGCCCCTGAAGAAACCTGTGTAGCACCAGTAGCAGATTCCAGTGCAGTGACAGAGCCTgcagcagcaccagcaccagcaccagcggAACCACCACAACCAGAACCTATTGCCCCAGCTGCTTCTGATCCAGAGCCAGTTCATGTGGAGGTAGCAGTGGCTGCAGTAGCAGCAGAAGTAGTTCTACAGGCTGCACAAGAATGTGCAGTCCTCACACCAACAAGTGCAGATACAAATACCCCTCAGCAACCTGCTGCGGAGGCCCCAGCGGCCCCTCAAG gAGGTGTGGGGGAGGGTCCAGCCTCTCAGGCTGAGGCTGAAGCAGACATTGCTg TTGCTGCTGAAGAATGA
- the LOC103038077 gene encoding nematocyst expressed protein 3-like isoform X2 translates to MGCSSSSSQTVDQENRPGSKPEEAGEDTDFVSSNGILADDAETIADQMQLPVQSALSEELGPAAEDSEFSAAIEALETVEVVAEQADLIESLETTAPEQPAASTETPQEDTVVIAALEELSLAEPAEAPAPVEGVEAESVQPVEATPAEEPVEVAALVEAVPAQEPEVIPAAEETTVELATVAPEPAPAPEPTIDVEPVLAAEPVPVPEVSPVAEPTAAAELAPAAEPAPVEEPVPAPDPIVAVESTPAPEETCVAPVADSSAVTEPAAAPAPAPAEPPQPEPIAPAASDPEPVHVEVAVAAVAAEVVLQAAQECAVLTPTSADTNTPQQPAAEAPAAPQVAAEE, encoded by the exons ATGGGCTGTTCATCCTCCAGCTCTCAGACTGTGGATCAGGAAAACAGACCAGGCTCTAAACCTGAGGAGGCTGGTGAAGACACGGACTTTG TCTCCAGTAATGGAATACTAGCAGATGATGCAGAAACTATAGCAGACCAGATGCAGCTGCCAGTGCAGAGTGCCCTGTCGGAAGAACTAGGCCCTGCAGCAGAAGACAGCGAGTTTTCTGCTGCCATTGAGGCTCTGGAGACAGTGGAAGTGGTGGCAGAGCAGGCTGATCTGATTGAGAGTCTAGAGACTACAGCACCTGAACAGCCAGCAGCTTCCACTGAAACGCCACAGGAAGATACTGTGGTCATTGCTGCTTTGGAGGAGCTGAGTCTTGCAGAACCAGCTGAAGCTCCTGCACCTGTTGAGGGTGTTGAAGCAGAATCTGTACAGCCAGTTGAGGCCACGCCTGCTGAGGAACCAGTGGAAGTGGCTGCTTTAGTAGAAGCAGTTCCGGCACAAGAGCCTGAAGTTATACCAGCTGCAGAAGAAACCACTGTAGAATTAGCTACTGTTGCTCCAGAACCTGCACCTGCACCAGAGCCCACTATTGATGTAGAACCTGTTTTAGCTGCTGAACCTGTGCCAGTTCCAGAGGTCAGCCCAGTGGCAGAACCAACAGCAGCTGCAGAACTTGCCCCAGCTGCAGAACCTGCCCCAGTTGAAGAACCTGTCCCGGCTCCAGATCCCATTGTGGCTGTAGAATCCACACCAGCCCCTGAAGAAACCTGTGTAGCACCAGTAGCAGATTCCAGTGCAGTGACAGAGCCTgcagcagcaccagcaccagcaccagcggAACCACCACAACCAGAACCTATTGCCCCAGCTGCTTCTGATCCAGAGCCAGTTCATGTGGAGGTAGCAGTGGCTGCAGTAGCAGCAGAAGTAGTTCTACAGGCTGCACAAGAATGTGCAGTCCTCACACCAACAAGTGCAGATACAAATACCCCTCAGCAACCTGCTGCGGAGGCCCCAGCGGCCCCTCAAG TTGCTGCTGAAGAATGA